The Rattus rattus isolate New Zealand chromosome X, Rrattus_CSIRO_v1, whole genome shotgun sequence genome has a window encoding:
- the LOC116888484 gene encoding LOW QUALITY PROTEIN: T-complex protein 1 subunit zeta-like (The sequence of the model RefSeq protein was modified relative to this genomic sequence to represent the inferred CDS: inserted 1 base in 1 codon; substituted 1 base at 1 genomic stop codon), with the protein MAAVKTLNPKAEVARAQAALAVNISAARGLQDVLRTKLGPKGTMKMLVSGAGDNKLTKDGNVLLHEMPIQHPTASLIAKVATAQVDITGDGTTSNVLIIGELLKQADLDISEGLHPRIITEGFEAAQEKALQRVEQVKVSKEMDRETLNDVARTSLRTKVHAELADVLTEAVVDSILAIRKKDEPIDLFMVEIMEMKHKSETDTSLIRGLVLDHGARHPDMKKRVENAYILTCNLFLEYEKTEMNSGFVCWFFFFFYKSAEEREKLVKAERKFIEDRVKKIVELKKKVCGDSDKGFVVINQKGIDPFSLDALSKEGIVALRRAKRRNMERLTLACGGIALNSFDDLNPDCLGHAGLVYECTLGEEKFTFIEKCNNPHSVTLLVKGPNKHTLTQIKDAISDGLRAVKNATDDGCFVPGAGAEVALAEALIKXQPSVKGRAQLGVQAFADALLIIPKVLAQNSGFDLQETXKVQAEHLESGQLVGVDLNTGEAMVAAEMGVWDNYCVKKQLLHSCTVIATNILLVDEIMRAGMSSLKS; encoded by the exons ATGGCGGCGGTGAAGACCCTAAATCCCAAAGCCGAGGTGGCCCGGGCGCAGGCAGCGCTGGCGGTGAACATCAGCGCGGCACGGGGCCTGCAGGATGTTCTGAGGACCAAGCTGGGGCCTAAAGGCACCATGAAGATGCTTGTATCTGGTGCTGGAGACAACAAACTTACTAAAGATGGCAATGTGCTACTTCATGAAATGCCAATTCAACACCCAACAGCCTCTTTGATAGCAAAAGTGGCTACAGCGCAGGTTGACATAACCGGCGATGGCACTACTTCCAATGTCCTCATCATCGGGGAGCTGCTCAAACAAGCGGACCTCGACATTTCTGAAGGTCTTCATCCCAGAATAATAACTGAAGGTTTTGAAGCTGCACAGGAAAAGGCACTCCAGCGTGTGGAACAAGTCAAAGTAAGCaaagagatggacagagaaaCACTCAACGATGTGGCCAGGACATCTCTGCGGACTAAAGTTCATGCTGAGCTTGCAGATGTCTTGACAGAGGCTGTGGTGGACTCCATTTTGGCCATTAGGAAAAAAGATGAGCCCATTGACCTCTTCATGGTTGAGATCATGGAGATGAAGCATAAATCTGAAACTGATACAAGCTTAATCAGAGGGCTTGTTTTGGATCATGGGGCGCGGCATCCTGATATGAAGAAAAGAGTAGAAAATGCCTACATCCTCACATGCAACCTGTTCTTGGAGtatgagaagacagaaatgaattctgggtttgtttgttggttttttttttttttttacaagagtgcagaagagagagagaaactagtaaaggctgaaagaaaattcATTGAAGATAGAGTTAAAAAAATCGTAGAACTGAAGAAGAAAGTCTGTGGTGATTCAGATAAAGGATTTGTCGTTATTAATCAAAAGGGGATTGACCCCTTTTCCTTAGATGCCCTCTCGAAAGAAGGTATTGTAGCTCTCCGCAGAGCCAAGAGGAGAAACATGGAAAGGCTGACTCTTGCTTGTGGTGGGATAGCTCTGAACTCCTTTGATGACCTGAATCCTGACTGTTTGGGACATGCAGGGCTTGTCTATGAGTGTACATTGGGTGAGGAGAAGTTCACCTTTATTGAGAAATGTAACAATCCCCATTCTGTCACTTTACTGGTTAAAGGACCAAACAAGCACACGCTGACTCAGATCAAGGATGCAATCAGCGATGGCTTGAGGGCTGTCAAGAATGCTACTGATGATGGCTGTTTTGTCCCGGGTGCAGGTGCAGAAGTGGCACTGGCAGAGGCTCTGATTAAATAGCAGCCCAGTGTGAAGGGCAGAGCCCAGCTTGGGGTCCAGGCATTTGCAGACGCCTTGCTCATCATTCCCAAGGTTCTGGCGCAGAACTCTGGTTTTGACCTTCAGGAAA TTAAAGTTCAAGCTGAACATTTAGAATCCGGTCAGCTTGTGGGTGTGGATCTGAACACAGGTGAGGCGATGGTGGCCGCAGAAATGGGTGTGTGGGATAACTACTGTGTGAAGAAGCAGCTGCTTCACTCCTGTACTGTGATCGCCACCAACATTCTCCTGGTTGACGAGATCATGAGAGCTGGGATGTCCTCTCTGAAGAGCTGA